DNA sequence from the Thalassotalea sp. 273M-4 genome:
TGTTAAAATTGTAATTCAATTTATACATCTATATAATTTCCCCGATCTATTTGTAGTCGTAGTATCATTACGTTCTCCACGTCGAAATGGACCACGTAGAAAATACTTAATGAAGACTAGAAAACAGAGGTGGCATTAATGAGCAAAATGATCTGTTTTGTTTCAATGCTCATAATAACAATAGTTAGATAATCAAATTATTTAGGCAAGAATTGTGAAAAAACAACGACCTATAAATCTTGACTTGACTCAAGTCAAGTTTCCAGCTGCTGCTAAAGCCTCTATCTTACACCGCATAAGCGGGGTGATGATGTTTTTCGCAGTTGGTATCTTAATCTGGGCACTTTCAATATCACTTTCATCTGCAGAGGGTTTTGCAGAAATAAAAGGCTATATTGATGGTGCATTCTTTAAATTTATCATCTGGGGCATACTGTCTGCTCTTATCTACCATTTTGTCGGTGGCGTTCGACATTTGATAATGGATTTTGGTCACCTTGAAGAAAAAGGTTCGGGTCAAACCAGTGCAAAAATTGTTATTGCATTATGGATCCTTCTTTCTATCGCAGCAGGAGTTTGGTTATGGTAGGCAATGTCGCAACCTTAGGCCGTAATGGCGTTCACGATTTTATCCTTATTCGAGCTTCAGGCATTGTACTGGCAGCATACAGTTTATTTTTATTAGGCTTTTTTCTCATTACTCCAGAAGTGACGTTTGACATCTGGCAAGGCCTATTTGCCAACTTAGGCATGAAAGTATTTACCATTTTGGCCGCTTTGTCGGTTTTATACCACGGTTGGATTGGTATCTGGCAAGTTTTGACTGATTACGTAAAAAACATCAAATTGCGTGGTTTTCTTCAATTCATCTTTACTGTTACCTTGTTTGTATACACTGTGGCTGTGTTTCTTATTGTGTGGGGTGTTTAAGTGCATAACGTTCCTGTTCGCGAATTTGACGCGATTGTAATTGGTGCTGGCGGCGCGGGTATGCGTGCGGCTTTAGCAATCTCTGAATCGGGCCAATCTTGTGCCCTAATTTCAAAAGTTTTTCCAACTCGTTCTCATACGGTATCAGCGCAAGGTGGTATCACTGTTGCGTTAGGTAATGCACATGATGACCATTGGGAACATCATATGTATGACACCGTTAAAGGTTCTGACTTTATCGGTGATCAAGACGCGATTGAATACATGTGTAAAACCGGCCCTGAAGCGATCATCGAGCTTGAAAATATGGGCTTACCATTTTCACGTTTTGAAAACGGTAAAGTTTACCAACGTCCTTTTGGTGGTCAGTCAAAGAATTTCGGTGGTGAGCAGGCCGCGCGAACCGCGGCAGCGGCGGATCGTACCGGACACGCTTTGTTACACTGTTTGTACCAACAAAACGTTAAAAATAAAACCAACGTTTTCTCTGAATGGTATGCCTTAGACTTGGTTAAAAATGACGACGGTTCGGTTGTTGGCTGTACGGCTATTGACATTGAAACTGGCGAAGTTGTGTATTTTAAAGCGCGTGCAACCGTATTAGCAACAGGTGGTGCAGGTCGAATTTTTGCTTCAACAACCAACGCCCACATAAACACGGGTGATGGTGTTGGTATGTCACTTCGAGCTGGCGTACAAATGCAAGACATGGAAATGTGGCAGTTCCACCCAACGGGAATCGCCGGTGCCGGTGTCCTTGTGACCGAAGGTTGTCGTGGTGAAGGTGGTTACCTGTTAAATAAAGATGGTGAGCGCTTTATGGAGCGTTACGCGCCAAATGCCAAAGATCTTGCAGGTCGTGACGTTGTTGCGCGTTCGATGATGACCGAAATCCGTGAAGGTCGTGGTTGTGACGGTCCTTGGGGTCCACACATTAAGTTAAAATTAGACCATTTAGGTCGAGAGACATTGAATCAACGCTTACCAGGCGTTTGTGATTTATCTAAAACGTTTGCTCACGTTGATCCTGCACAAGAGCCTATTCCAGTTATTCCAACCTGTCACTACCAAATGGGTGGTGTTCCTTGTAATGTTAATGGTCAAGCAATTCAAATTGATAAAAATGGCAATGAGAATGTGGTTGAAGGTCTGTTTGCCGTTGGTGAAATTGCCTGTGTTTCTGTACACGGTGCGAACCGCCTAGGGGGTAACTCATTACTTGACTTAGTTGTATTTGGCCGTGCAGCGGGTAATTTCTTAGGTAAATACCTAGCAGATACGCAAAACGCACGTGACGCGGGACAAGACAACATCGACGCTGCACTTGCTCGTTTCAACCGTTGGGAGAACTCTGAAAAGGGTGAAGATCCTGTTCAAATCAGAAAGGACTTACAACAGTGTATGCAAATGAACTTCTCGGTATTTAGAGAAGGTAATGCGATGGCTGAAGGAATGAAAGAGCTAGAGACCATTCGTGAGCGTTTACAACACGCCCGTCTTGATGACAAATCATCTGAATTTAATACTCAACGTATTGAGTGTCTAGAATTAGATAACTTGATGGAAACAGCGTACTGTTCTGCTAAAGCGGCAAACTTCCGTACCGAATCTCGTGGTGCGCATGCGCGTGAAGATTTCCAAGACCGTGACGATCAAAACTGGTTATGTCATACCATTTACTCACCTGACACTGAAGAAATGTCTAAGCGTGACGTCAATATGACCCCAGTTCATCGTGAAGCTTTCCCACCAAAAGTTCGTACTTACTAAGGAGTTGAAATAATGAAGCAGAAGTTTTCAATCTATCGTTACAACCCTGATGTTGATACGAAACCTTATATGAAAGAATATGAGCTGGAAGTCCCTGAAGGCTCAGATATGATGGTACTTGACGCCCTTATTCTGTTAAAAGAGCAAGATCCTACTTTAGCATTTCGCCGTTCATGTCGTGAAGGTGTGTGTGGTAGCGATGGCTTAAACATGAATGGTAAGAATGGCTTAGCGTGTATAACGCCATTATCAGACTTGAAACAGAAAGTGATTGTACTGCGTCCACTACCAGGCTTACCTGTGGTTCGTGATTTAATTATTGATATGACGCAATTCTACAATCAATATGAAAAAATCAAGCCATACTTAATTAATGATGGTCAAAACCCACCAGCTCGTGAACACCTACAAAGCATTGAAGAGCGTGATAAGCTTGACGGGCTATATGAGTGTATTTTATGTGCTTGTTGTTCTACCTCTTGCCCATCTTTTTGGTGGAATCCAGATAAGTTTATTGGTCCAGCCGGTCTATTGCATGCTTACCGATTCTTAATCGATAGCCGTGATACGGCAACCGATGAACGCTTAGACGACTTACAAGATGCGTATAGCGTATTCCGTTGTCATGGCATTATGAACTGTGTAGATGTATGTCCTAAAGGGTTAAACCCAACGAAGGCCATAGGTTCTATCAAGTCCATGTTGTTACAAAGAGCGGTTTAACAAAATGAAGCCAGAGTCTTGCGATTCTGGCTTTATTTCTAAACCATTAAATAAAGTTGCTTTAATCTAGAAAATTAGGAACAGGCAATGCCAGAAGGTGCAATGAAGGCTTGGTTAGAGTCTTCCCATTTCAGCGGCAATAATGCTGAATACATAGAAGAATTATACGAATCGTATCTTGAAAACGCGCACTCTGTATCCGATGAATGGCGCAAGGTTTTTGACGAACTACCTAAAGTAGATGGGGTAGACGTAGACACCAACCACTCGGTTGTACGTGAAGAATTTCGTCAGTTAGCCAAAGAAGGCGCAAAAACGGTTATTAATACCTCATCTGAAGCAGATGCGAAACAAGTTCGAGTTCTTCAATTAATCAATTCATATCGATTTAGAGGACACCAAAATGCTCGTCTAGATCCCTTAGGTCTATGGGACCGCTCACGAGTACGTGATTTAGACTTAGCCCATCACGACCTTTCAAAATCTGAATTTGATAAAGAATTTAACGTCGGGTCTTTAGCCGTTGGGCAAGAGTCGATGAAGTTGGGTGATATCTACAATACCCTAAATAAAACCTACTGTGGTTCAATTGGTGCTGAATACATGCACATTACCTCAACCACAGAAAAACGTTGGATTCAGCAACGTTTAGAATCGGTGCAATCGCAAGCAAAATTTAACATTGCTGAAAAAACCGAAATCCTTAAAGGGTTAATTGCCGCTGACGGCTTAGAAAAATACCTAGGAGCGAAATACCCAGGAGCTAAGCGTTTCTCTCTTGAAGGTGGTGACAGCTTAGTCCCTATGCTAAAACAATTAATTACCCGTGCAGGTGAGCACGGAACCAAGGAAGTGGTTCTTGGTATGGCTCATCGCGGTCGATTAAATGTGTTAGTGAATGTCATGGGTAAAAACCCAACCAAACTTTTTGATGAATTTGCTGGCAAAGTTGACCATATTGGCTCGGGTGATGTGAAATATCACCAGGGTTATTCATCTGATTTTGTCACCCCTGGTGGTAATGTTCATGTCGCTTTAGCCTTTAACCCATCGCATCTTGAAATTGTTAACCCGGTTGTTATGGGTTCTGTTCGTGCCCGTTTAGATCGTCGTGATTGTAAAACAGGCGACTTAGTATTGCCTATTACCATTCATGGTGACTCCGCTATCGCCGGTCAAGGTGTGGTACAAGAAACCTTTAATATGTCGCAAACCGCGGCTTATAAAGTCGGTGGTACCATTCGCATTGTGGTGAACAACCAAGTTGGTTTTACAACCTCGAAACAAGAAGATACTCGTTCAACAGAATATTGTACCGATATCGCTAAAATGGTGCAGGCACCAATATTCCATGTCAATGGTGACGATCCGGAAGCGGTTATCTTAGCGACCCAAGTTGCTCTTGATTATCGCAATAAATTCAAACGCGACGTGGTCATTGATTTAGTCTGTTATCGTCGTCATGGACACAACGAAGCGGATGAGCCTAATGCGACTCAGCCATTGATGTACCAAAAAATTAAGAAGCATCCAACGCCACGTCAAATTTATGCAGAAACGCTAGATCAAGAACGTTCAATCACGTTGAATCAAACAAAAGAGCTGGTCGAATACTATCGCAGACTGCTTGATGAAGGTCAGTGCACAGTAGAACAATGGCGTCCAATGACCGAGCATTCGGTTGACTGGACCCCATATGTTGGACATGACTGGGATGATGAATACGATGATGAAATCTCAATCGACAAGCTTAAGCGATTAGCCAACAGTATCACCACGTTCCCTGAAGATCATAAACTCCAGTCTCGAGTAAAGAAGATTTACGATGATCGTAAAAAAATGGCGAAAGGTGAAAAGCTCTTGGATTGGGGCTTTGCTGAGAATATGGCGTATGCCTGTATTGTTGATAGAGGTGAGCGCGTGCGCATTACCGGTCAAGATGCAGGGCGTGGTACTTTCTTCCACCGCCACTCGGTCTTGCACAATCAAAAAGATGCTTCGTTGTTTATGCCGTTGCAACATGTATCAGAAGGTCAAGGTCCATTTGAAATTTACGACTCCGTTTTATCTGAGGTTGCGGTTTTAGCCTTTGAATATGGCTATGCAACAGCAGAGCCTAAGGGCCTAACCATTTGGGAAGCGCAATTTGGTGACTTTGCTAATGGGGCACAAGTTGTTTTTGACCAGTTCTTATCGTCAGGTGAGCAAAAATGGGGTCGTTTATGTGGCTTAACCATTTTATTACCACATGGCTATGAAGGGCAGGGACCTGAGCATTCATCTGCTCGTTTAGAGCGCTTCTTACAATTGTGTGCGGATCACAATATGCAAGTGTGTGTACCGTCAACACCCGCGCAGGTATTTAACATGCTGCGACGTCAGGTGGTTCGCCCAATGCGTAGACCTCTTATAGTAATGTCACCTAAGTCTTTGTTACGTCATCCTTTAGCGGTTTCTTCTTTAGAAGAGTTAGCGGAAGGTACGTATCGTAATGTGATAGACGAAATCGATGACATCGAGCCGAATAAGGTAACACGCGTTATCATGTGTTCTGGTAAGGTTTATTACGAACTGTTGGATCAGCGTCGTAAAAATGAACAAGATGACGTTGCCATTATTCGTATAGAACAGTTGTATCCGTTCCCAGAACAAGAGACCAAAGATATTATTGCTCGATATGAACATGCTGAAGACTTTGTTTGGTGCCAAGAAGAACCACAAAACCAAGGTGCATGGTACTGTAGTCAACATCATTTTCGCAGTGTGATCCCAGAAGGGGCAAATTTGCGATACGCAGGTCGTAAAGCAGCCGCCGCACCGGCATGTGGATATATGTCATTGCATGTAAAAGAACAACAAGCATTAGTTGCAGATGCACTAAATAATAATTAAGCCAAAGAAGAAAAGAATTTTAGTAAGGAATAAACATGACAACTGAAATCAAGGTTCCAGTTTTACCTGAGTCGGTGGCAGACGCTACAGTTGCAAACTGGCATGTTCAAGTAGGTGATAAAGTTTCTCGTGATGATGTTTTAGTCGACATTGAGACCGATAAAGTGGTTTTAGAAGTTGTAGCCCAAGAAGATGGTGTAATAGCCGCTATTGACCAAGACGAAGGCGCAACTGTTTTAGGTGAACAAGTTATTGGTACCCTAGAGCCTGCTGGTAAAGAGCAGGCGAGCTCAAATGATAGCAATGAAACTCAATCTCAATCTGATGAGCGCACTAAAACTACATCAGCAAGTAACGAGGCAAAAGCATCGACAGCGTCGACTGCAACCATTGACATCAATGTACCCGTATTACCTGAGTCGGTTGCCGATGCAACTATTGCCACTTGGCACGTAAGCGAAGGTGAAGCGGTTACTCGCGATCAAAATTTAGTTGATATTGAAACCGACAAAGTGGTTTTAGAAGTCGTTGCACAAGCCGATGGTATCATTGAAAAAATTATTCATGATGAAGGCGATACGGTATTAGGTGAGCAAACTATTGGTCATTTAAAAACCGGTAGTGCAACAGAGTCTACTTCTTCTGATCAAGATGAAAATGATGATAACTCTGATGATATCGCATCACCTTCTGTACGTCGTTTATTAACGGAGAAAGGCTTAACACCAGCAGCCGTTAAAGGCACTGGCAAGGGCGG
Encoded proteins:
- the sdhD gene encoding succinate dehydrogenase, hydrophobic membrane anchor protein, which encodes MVGNVATLGRNGVHDFILIRASGIVLAAYSLFLLGFFLITPEVTFDIWQGLFANLGMKVFTILAALSVLYHGWIGIWQVLTDYVKNIKLRGFLQFIFTVTLFVYTVAVFLIVWGV
- the sdhC gene encoding succinate dehydrogenase, cytochrome b556 subunit, with the translated sequence MKKQRPINLDLTQVKFPAAAKASILHRISGVMMFFAVGILIWALSISLSSAEGFAEIKGYIDGAFFKFIIWGILSALIYHFVGGVRHLIMDFGHLEEKGSGQTSAKIVIALWILLSIAAGVWLW
- the sdhA gene encoding succinate dehydrogenase flavoprotein subunit, with the protein product MRAALAISESGQSCALISKVFPTRSHTVSAQGGITVALGNAHDDHWEHHMYDTVKGSDFIGDQDAIEYMCKTGPEAIIELENMGLPFSRFENGKVYQRPFGGQSKNFGGEQAARTAAAADRTGHALLHCLYQQNVKNKTNVFSEWYALDLVKNDDGSVVGCTAIDIETGEVVYFKARATVLATGGAGRIFASTTNAHINTGDGVGMSLRAGVQMQDMEMWQFHPTGIAGAGVLVTEGCRGEGGYLLNKDGERFMERYAPNAKDLAGRDVVARSMMTEIREGRGCDGPWGPHIKLKLDHLGRETLNQRLPGVCDLSKTFAHVDPAQEPIPVIPTCHYQMGGVPCNVNGQAIQIDKNGNENVVEGLFAVGEIACVSVHGANRLGGNSLLDLVVFGRAAGNFLGKYLADTQNARDAGQDNIDAALARFNRWENSEKGEDPVQIRKDLQQCMQMNFSVFREGNAMAEGMKELETIRERLQHARLDDKSSEFNTQRIECLELDNLMETAYCSAKAANFRTESRGAHAREDFQDRDDQNWLCHTIYSPDTEEMSKRDVNMTPVHREAFPPKVRTY
- a CDS encoding succinate dehydrogenase iron-sulfur subunit, which codes for MKQKFSIYRYNPDVDTKPYMKEYELEVPEGSDMMVLDALILLKEQDPTLAFRRSCREGVCGSDGLNMNGKNGLACITPLSDLKQKVIVLRPLPGLPVVRDLIIDMTQFYNQYEKIKPYLINDGQNPPAREHLQSIEERDKLDGLYECILCACCSTSCPSFWWNPDKFIGPAGLLHAYRFLIDSRDTATDERLDDLQDAYSVFRCHGIMNCVDVCPKGLNPTKAIGSIKSMLLQRAV
- a CDS encoding 2-oxoglutarate dehydrogenase E1 component, which produces MPEGAMKAWLESSHFSGNNAEYIEELYESYLENAHSVSDEWRKVFDELPKVDGVDVDTNHSVVREEFRQLAKEGAKTVINTSSEADAKQVRVLQLINSYRFRGHQNARLDPLGLWDRSRVRDLDLAHHDLSKSEFDKEFNVGSLAVGQESMKLGDIYNTLNKTYCGSIGAEYMHITSTTEKRWIQQRLESVQSQAKFNIAEKTEILKGLIAADGLEKYLGAKYPGAKRFSLEGGDSLVPMLKQLITRAGEHGTKEVVLGMAHRGRLNVLVNVMGKNPTKLFDEFAGKVDHIGSGDVKYHQGYSSDFVTPGGNVHVALAFNPSHLEIVNPVVMGSVRARLDRRDCKTGDLVLPITIHGDSAIAGQGVVQETFNMSQTAAYKVGGTIRIVVNNQVGFTTSKQEDTRSTEYCTDIAKMVQAPIFHVNGDDPEAVILATQVALDYRNKFKRDVVIDLVCYRRHGHNEADEPNATQPLMYQKIKKHPTPRQIYAETLDQERSITLNQTKELVEYYRRLLDEGQCTVEQWRPMTEHSVDWTPYVGHDWDDEYDDEISIDKLKRLANSITTFPEDHKLQSRVKKIYDDRKKMAKGEKLLDWGFAENMAYACIVDRGERVRITGQDAGRGTFFHRHSVLHNQKDASLFMPLQHVSEGQGPFEIYDSVLSEVAVLAFEYGYATAEPKGLTIWEAQFGDFANGAQVVFDQFLSSGEQKWGRLCGLTILLPHGYEGQGPEHSSARLERFLQLCADHNMQVCVPSTPAQVFNMLRRQVVRPMRRPLIVMSPKSLLRHPLAVSSLEELAEGTYRNVIDEIDDIEPNKVTRVIMCSGKVYYELLDQRRKNEQDDVAIIRIEQLYPFPEQETKDIIARYEHAEDFVWCQEEPQNQGAWYCSQHHFRSVIPEGANLRYAGRKAAAAPACGYMSLHVKEQQALVADALNNN